Below is a genomic region from Micropterus dolomieu isolate WLL.071019.BEF.003 ecotype Adirondacks linkage group LG08, ASM2129224v1, whole genome shotgun sequence.
AGTGGCAGCAACCTGGATGTAATGTAGGCTAACATCAACAGGATAAAAAGTGTCGGCATCTGTGTTAATTACACTGTCGGacggtggggacatgtccccatcactttttgaaagcgttTGTTAAAATGCTTTCCTGctgtaatgttgaaatgttgaaatttcTCACCTGTGAGACAAATAAAGGCTGATCTCTTAAAAAGCCTGCAGCATGAAATGGTAAAGAAGAAAtgaaagtgctttgagaaaggtttattttccccttttttttaaaaaagtaagaaTAAGCAaactactgattataaaatgaccccaaaacatgcagcaccagtcagtaacttttaacaacttcttgttAAAGTTTCTATTGCGCCAAATtctccgttctctccctgtgaacatgacaaaagaggagggaaggctaaatcatgcctgcatgtgtgttgacttaGCAGGGAAAATATTACacgagaaaagttgatctacagaagAAATGTATATGAAAGCAACGCAGGCTCCCTgcgagctgcactgcattagatTCTGTAATACTTATagtttttgaattgtcacctgaattttgtgtttccctttctAAATTGATGTAGGAAAGGCAGTACAGAAAATGTCACTAGAATgtaggaaattaagtgtttaatgctcaaagtgTTCTGGGGGAGGAGCCCCAGACCCCTCGGCTCATATTTCAGCTTTGATGATTTCTGTTAAATACTGTTAAATTATCATCACATCTCTTTCTTGTGACACCAGTATGGTGCATCGCCACATCTCGTGACCTAACTATATCGTTggacccctaatctgagcccttatgtccccaccgcttttcaacacaaactgACGCCCTTGCGTGATGgtatctttctcttgttgcagtaCACAGTTGCAAGTAATCTATACAAACATGTAAGCTTAGACAGACCCGTCTGagactgtctctgtgtgtttatctggtTGCATGCCTGATAAATATTCTGTGAAGTTTCTGTCTCAGTCATGTTTCCCTGGTAGGTAGTAATACAACAAAGATGTAGAGGTCTGTTTCTAGCTTCAGGAGGACAAGGAGCAGACCATTAGTTGGGTTTTATCTGCATTCAGAACAAGCTTCAGCTGATGTAAGGTATGTTGAGCAGCAGCGAAAACGGGTTTCTAGTTGAGTCAAGTTTATCTagattgtttatataaaaactaaactagtgTTAAACCTTTTGGATTAACACAGGTGTTCTGACTCGAGTCTGACCAGGATAAAGACCAGAGGAACTAATCTCAGGAGCTAAACTAGGAACTAACCTTTTTGCCTTTCCACCACAACCAAACAACTATTAACAAAGGGAAATTAGACAGCTTAAAAACAATAGCATCGCTTGAGATTCTGTTGAATTAATAACGCATgtagaggaagaaaaggagactCTCCACAGTAGACAATAGGGGTCGACCAATAATCGGCCTGGCTGGTTATTGACACTGATATTCAGCATTTTCCCAATAATCTGCATcgatcattttaaaaacagatagctgatataattaattaataaaaagaaagtgCTGTTTTAACTCTGATGCagccacctctctctgtctgctggaGCCCACAGAGTCGTGAGTACAATGTCCCGCCCACAGTACTAGCTGGAGCTAGCGGAGTGTAGATTACACAAGTTGACTATAACTACAGCCATTACTGCAAGTAAGTACAGCAATACTAGTAAAAGGCTGATACTGCATCAGTACAAGCAGGAACGTGCACCAAGCgatattttaatatactgtctcatccaccgcagctgtgttttggttttacacaagcacatgtgcTAGCTATTCTAAATTTTGAATTAAATCGGTCATCGGCCTAATTGGTTATTAATAATCGGGATCGGCccggggggaaaaaaacagaaaaaccctctgctgctgctttcttttattttttattttaattttttttaaggtacgtagcatctcagctaaacaggctacagacagagagatttaGCTTGGTTATAACTATCTATTAGCCAAGCTAGCACATGTGCTCGtgtaaaagcaaaacacagctgcggtggatgagacagagcagattaaaatatcgctTGATGCACGTTCCTGCTTACTGTACTGATGCAGTATCAGCCTTTTACTAGgactaatgtttttgcacttACTTAGAGGAACGGGCGTAGTTATGGTCAACTTGTGTAAACTACACTCATCTCCGCTAGCTCCGCtccgcgtgtgtgtgtgtatttacggAGCTCTGCtgagacaggaggagaggggcTCCAACGTGGTGGCTTGTTCGTGGCTACTTCCGCACAATagtcagtgttgataggctattactgACTCGTGACTTGAATCAGCTTGTACTGTGGGCGGGGACGTTGCTCCAGCACACAGAGTGGTgagtacagacagagagaggcggctgcatcagagccaaaggagctcattttttaattaattatatctgctatctgtttttaaaaagaccGATGCAGATTATTGGGAAAAAGCTGAATATCCGCGCCGATAATCGGCCAGACCGATTATTGGTTGACCCCTATTTTGTGTCCCTCTGTACAACATGATGACGGCTGAGGCCTGTGCTGTTATGGTGCAGGAGACATGATGACTCTGCTGATGAAGAAGGACACGCTGACAGAAGAGGCCACTCAGTTCTACATAGCGGAGACAGTGCTGGCCATCGACTCCATTCACCAGCTGGGCTTCATCCACAGAGACATCAAACCAGACAACCTGCTGCTGGACTCCAGGGTGAGTCGACATCTTTTATAAGATGAGCAGCTTCtttaatgtgcatgtttttggtTAGAAAATTGATGTTCAAACTGAAGGTAAGTGCACCTGATGCAGAGGGGTGGTTTCGGTCTTCGCTGTCAACAAcaaagagagagcaggggagcTTTGAGAAAGTAGAGGAGGATACCTAGAAGGGTTGGGTATCAAGAACCGGTTCCAGGTTGGAAGCAAATTTCCATGAACTGTGGATTGGATAAGACCCCTGCTTTTGGATTCTGCTTATCGATTCTTAACTTTATTTTCTTAGGAAGAAGATGAAGGTCCGTGGTGAAGTGGTTGGAACCAGAGATGAGATTCAAAAAGTAGACTGAGAATCCATAAAATTGAACCCTAATATCCAAATGTCCCTGTAAGTCGATGTGGAGAGAAGTAAACATTCACTTAAGCAGAGTCTATGTGCAACAAGACTTTTACTTATGATGGCAGAAACACAAGCAATCTGCCCAAACATTTATGTAAAGTGCATCATATACAGGCAGAGAAATGTACTGTTTTCGATTTCTGGTAGTTTATCTCTCATCTACATCAGGTCTGTACGCTAGCAGCTTAGGGTTTTCTTGGGTCAATGTAGAAATGAACCACAAGGACATGAAGCTAATGAGTTACAGAGGATAGATTTATTAAACCTTCCTATCCAGGTGTTTCATGTTAAAAGCTCTTCAGCAGCTTAATGGGCTTACTCTGgtaggcttttattgtgaaacatatACAGGAATACATATACAGTGGAAACAACCCTAACCCTAGAGCCACATACGAAGTTAACGAAACTATGCAAACACGGGTTCATTAGATTAAAAGTAAGCATTAGCCAGCTGATTGTTTAGTTGTGAGTTCATGTAGTAaataattgtttatttcttttgttttacatttcatttcatttgtttagttttttctctTAACCCATAAGAATACCATTAAGGTACTTAATGTATCGGTCAGAGtagcaaaaaaatgtttgttcaaCATATTTTTGGGgtatttttgccatttttccAGATAGGATAGAGAGAGGCGGGAAATTATGGAGAGAGAAGGGATGACATGCAGTGAGGGGCTAGAGTGGAACCCGactctaccgactgagctagACAGGGTTAAAACCTTAACGATACCCATCACTGTGTGCCGCAGACGTCAGTGGTTCTAatagtgtgtgttgtgtttgcaggGCCACGTGAAGCTGTCGGACTTTGGACTGTGCACAGGGCTGAAGAGGGCTCACCGCACCGAGTTCTACAAGAACCTGAACCACAGCCTGCCCAGTGACCTCAGTAAACAAAGTCAGGCAACCCCTTCATTTATTTCATATCATTTCTATATTCACTTTCATTAAGTTTGTTTACCTGTATGAGACATCAGGTCACAGCTTTAACACTGAGCTGTCACCTCTCCACAGCCTTCCAGAACATGAACTCCAAGAGGAAAGCAGAGACCtggaagaggaacaggaggcAGCTGGTAAGTCCGAACAGCACTTTAGTCACGTGACTTTTCATCCTTGATCGTGTGGAATATGTGAAACAGCACAATTTAAAAGAATATGCGTCTCAAAGGAGGCCTGAaacactgctgcagaataagTTATTAACTCGTTATTGATCCCTAAAAACTGTTTGGTGTTCATTTTTTCTgacctaaactttgtctttaccttctttggttattctgcagcagtggcaGGAAATATaacatttctacagtaaacaCCTTGGAACCGCCTGTTAATCCAccctcagaagctttatttggactatattatatatactgtatataatattaatgaaggaAGACGGAGCAGCTGGTCATCGGTTCATcttacagtgaaataatgaacaatttttatttctgaaaatgtgtgttttggtgaCGTTAacgttgtttttaactttggcagTTTGCTGCTTAATTTTGtaccatttaaggtttttcactggacttaAACTACTTCATACACACTACCTGAAATATGGGGCTGTTATAAAACTTCTGTCAGGTAGTGTATTTATTAGGGCTGGTATCTCATTTGAAAACTGAAGTGTGTCTGTAGCACATTTGTCACATTTCCAGTCAGATTCATAATCTCGGTGAGTTTTTCTTTTGATCAGATATTTCCTGACTTGACTCCAAACAGCTGATCGGGGTTCGACAACTTGAACATTTGACTAGTTGACATGCTTATGAATtgtagaaatatatttttttcatcaagaccgaaatatgaaaatattcagTCCCACAGATGTTTCAGTTCACTGACACAACAGTCGTCGACAATATTTAAAGGTCATGTAACTAAAAGAAAGAAGGGTGGGCTTTTATTGAAGCTGAATCAGCCCCTTGTCAAACCCATTTGAGTTCAGCTTTTAttaaaaacactgctcctgcttgtcctctttctcctcctcaggCCTTCTCCACAGTGGGAACCCCAGACTACATTGCTCCAGAGGTCTTCATGCAAAATGGATACAACAAGCTGTGTGACTGGTGGAGTCTGGGTGTCATCATGTATGAGATGCTGATAGGTAAGGACTCTAAGACCACCTCATAGACCTTCAGGAGCTTCAGACAGGCCAGGTGCTCTCTAAATGATGGTTGTTGCGTTTCCTCCAGGTTACCCTCCGTTCTGCTCAGAGACGCCTCAGGAGACATACAGGAAGGTGATGAACTGGAGAGAGACGCTGACTTTCCCTCCAGAAGTGCCTATATCAGAAAAGGCCAAAGACCTCATCCTCAGGCAGGAACAACCACCCACTCACTTGTACCATAATCAGTCACTGATACCAGTGATCGGACTTGCGCATTGGTAGTAGTAGCAttgctttgtttgtgttgaGTTGAACTGGAGTTGTTGTTGCAGGTTCTGCTGTGAGGAGGAGCACAGGATCGGTGCTGCGGGGGTGGAGGAGATCAAATCCAACCCTTTCTTTGAGGGGGTGGACTACGACCATATCAGGTGGGAGCAGTTATCACATGACGCTGTCTGTGCTTTGTGCCTTGGCtggtagggatgcaccgatccGATACCAAGTACTGATCTAATCCCAGTGAAAAATTAAAAAGCGGTCTTACGTCACCATGAGGAAGAGACTAAGAAGTATTCCGGTTCAATCAAGCGTGAAATACGCCCAACCCCTTGTCTTTAGGTAACTCCATGCTATGCTAGCTCTCCTAGCAAAAGGTTCGGGTCTGCTGACGCATCACGTAGATCGGCCCCCATGGCACCGATAGCTGATCCAGCTATTTCATTCAGTGTCGAGCCGATATCAGTATAGGATCGGTACATCCCTTGTCGTCAGGTTGGCAAATTCCCAATTGTGTGCTTTCTAACCTTGTGATGGATTAGTTTTAGCACTGGAACATTTTGATTTGGTTTAGGCTCACAGAGatttctttttaatacttttacctCATCATTTGAAACTTTGGTCATGTTTAAtgtgaacatctgacattgtaacattatagatatGCCAGAAAATAGGAAAAAGcgtaataggtctcctttaatgttCTAAAATTAACCGTATTAAAATAACCATAAGGTGACGCTGCAGTTTACACACCTTGCCCTTCAGTTTTCAGAACTTCTCAGGTCTGTTTCTGAATCATAAACAAAGTCTGATCTTATTGGTTGCTTGTTCTTTGTCCACCACTGTTCTCTGACTGTTCTTCAGAGAAAGACCTGCTGCCATCCCCATCGAGATCAAAAGCATCGACGACACCTCAAACTTTGACGAGTTCCCTGATTCAGACATCCTCACGCCGACAGGTACGCCGCCTGTGTCTGTTGAACACATCATACTTTCTGCCTCTGTTGTCACATCTTtaaccattaaaaaaacattcctcttcctcctccagtcGCCCCGGTGTCCAACCAGACCGAGGCTGACCTGAAAAACAAGGACTGGGTCTTCATCAACTACACCTATAAACGCTTCGAGGGCCTGACTGCTCGAGGAGCCATACCGTCCTACATGAAGTCGGGGAAGAGATGAATGCCTTCTTTAAACAACTCCAGCTTGAAACCCAACGAGTCGTCCAAACCCCTGAAAGGAGAACcctgtctgttttctctgttacCTAAACAAATAAAGGGGCTCTTTTACCTCGCTGCTTTCCACCATAGGAACTGCTGCTGCCTTCATTTCTGCAGGTCTTCACTTTCTCTGACGCTTCTGAGGGTACCTTCGTACTTCCTGCTCACAGGTGGAGGCTCGCCTGGGGTTACAGTGGTGGTGATGTCTCTGCTCCTGATACCAGCGTCATTTACATTCCCTCTCTTCAAACCAGCACCGATCTTTCGGACCTACCAAGGGCTTTTTTCCGGACTCAAACGATGCATTAAGTCGTCACCTGAAGTGGATCAGGTGCTCTTCAGGGATTCTGTCCAAACATGTCTCTTGGTTTTCCTACAAGAGCTCCCGTCTCTGAAGTGCTGCTGGCTTCTGAAGGCAACCCTAACCAAAGACTGAATCATGTCACTTCTTGGAACGtagaaatgtagtttttatagGTTGCGATTTTGCTTGTTGAACAGCGTGAATACATGAGGATGATGCATTTTAAGTCTTGTTACATATTCACCCATGTTAAACCTTTTTAGCACCTTATGTGACGTTTGATCCGACCCCGGGACAGTCAGGCTCGTTaggttgtgtgtttttattgtctttactgTTTTAATGCCATGAACATGTCGACTGTTGGTGTCGTCAGGGCGGGAAAGCCCAGATCATCATGAAACAATACGTCTTCCCATTTAATCTAGTGCAGGTGTTGTAGGGTGACCTCCTCCACCTGAACTTATTGTACAGATTGTAAGCGTTACTGTAGGGTGGCACAAAAACAGGGAACTTGAAACAACCTTTTGTGAATTATGCAAAGTGAGGGGGCGCTGTTTCTGGGCTGATGCGTTGAGTGTGGATGAGATATTTCTTGGCTTGTGGGGATAAATGATGGTTTCTGCTCTGAGGTCTTGTTTCCAGCTGCTTAAATCCTCCCTGTCTGCTCCGAGTGCTGCGTTCACTGGACGCTTGATTACTTTGATTGATGGATGAAGTTacttctgtttgttgttttttaattttttttttacatatatcTTGATTTGTAATAGTGTGGTGGGTTATTCCTGAGGTCAGGATGTTGGAGGTTATCAGCTGCTGGAGGTAAGCGCACAGCGTTGCTTTTGTCTTGTGGTCGCCTCAAATGTGTTAAGAGGAATGTGTAAAGAGGAATTCCACGGCACAGCGGTGCTCGTCCTCCCAACAAGATCCAGCGTGGACTTCCTCTTTAGAAGCACAGGGCTAAATGTTTTCCTGGGAACACAATATCCAAAATGCTGTCATTTAAAGTGAATGTAAATTAAGTTTTATGGAGACTTTCTTTTCGTTTTTGCCACAATAATTTCAAAAtgctgtttgtgtgaatgtagCCTGTCTGTTTTTTATCTGGTTTCACCATGGATGCCCGTTCCCACATTAACAAGACAGTCAGAAATGAAACGCTGATGGACTCTCCTAA
It encodes:
- the LOC123975125 gene encoding serine/threonine-protein kinase 38, which codes for MAMTGQSSCSSMSNHTKERVTMAKVTLENFYSNLIAQHEEREMRQQKLEKVMDQEGLADEEKRMRRSQHARKETEFLRLKRTRLGLEDFESLKVIGRGAFGEVRLVQKKDTGHVYAMKILRKADMLEKEQVGHIRAERDILVEADSLWVVKMFYSFQDKMNLYLIMEFLPGGDMMTLLMKKDTLTEEATQFYIAETVLAIDSIHQLGFIHRDIKPDNLLLDSRGHVKLSDFGLCTGLKRAHRTEFYKNLNHSLPSDLSKQTFQNMNSKRKAETWKRNRRQLAFSTVGTPDYIAPEVFMQNGYNKLCDWWSLGVIMYEMLIGYPPFCSETPQETYRKVMNWRETLTFPPEVPISEKAKDLILRFCCEEEHRIGAAGVEEIKSNPFFEGVDYDHIRERPAAIPIEIKSIDDTSNFDEFPDSDILTPTVAPVSNQTEADLKNKDWVFINYTYKRFEGLTARGAIPSYMKSGKR